Genomic window (Vibrio coralliirubri):
AACAAAATGCATGCTGACAAACTGTTACGGCACCTTTCCTTTGAACGAAGTCATTATCATATTAATTTAACTACAAATCAAAAACTTAAGAGGGGGCATGGTTAATCAGCAAAGTGTGACAAAGTTTATAAAACTGATTTATCACCAGTTCAGATTATATTGGGTAGTGGAGAATATACTAACAGGGTGTGAATGAGTAAAAGCTCTAACGCATAATGGGGCATAAACGTGTTAGCGAAAAGTCTCTAACATTTGTGAGCACTTAACTATGTTCTGGCAGTCAAAAAACACTAAGTCAACTCCGTTCGTAATATTCGACTTCAAGCGCTTTCAAAAATTGAAGACCAGTGAAGTCCCAACCCCAAGAAGAAATAAACCATTTGAGGGCGGCCGAGTTCCCCCCGAACTCGACCTGTTCCAGACGCGCAAGCAAAGGCGTTTGGTTTCTGGCGTACTCATAAATTAACCAATTTCAGTTTGTTGTGTAAATAATCAATAGCTTGCCAATTGATAGGTAGGTCGTATTTCGTTGTGCAAAAGCATAGAAATGAATGATGGCGAGCGTGATGCCTGAACTCAGGCAAGGAGGCTGGCGTATTAAAGGGCAAGGGCTGGCACAATATGAAACCTGGCTTGGTAGTTGATAATGTCGTTAAATTTAAATTTGTAGGTATTTATAACTAGCTAGTGGAGTGTGCTAGTTTTAAGAGTTGGTCATCTTTTATTCTGGTGTTATACACTGCTTTTTATTTCTCGATTGGATTTAGTGTCTGAATTATTAAATCTGACGGGATAAATGATTGTTTAATGTTGATTTGGCAAGATCTTCAAGTATCCTTTATGTAAATAAAACGTTAAATATCGAAAGTTAATTAACAATCATTAAGGAGTCGATGATGTTACATGCTCACGAAAATACCCTACATATTACCCACCTCAGTAACCACGCGGTTAAGGAGTTGTCACCTTCATTCTCTAAGCTACCAAGCACAGAGCATGCGGATGGCCAGTTCCGATTGAGAAGGTACTCAGTGGTTGAATTCAGTAATGGACAAGTCGTTGAGCTAGACAAACATAACTTTGTTCAGTCTGAAGACATTAATCACTTTCAAGGTGACGTTGTTCGCCAGTTCGAGCCGATTGAAGCACAAATCCTAAGCAGCGAAGGCATGCAAGAGATGTGTGAACTGTTTATTGAAACTAACGGGCTTGAAGACGGACAAGAAATCGAAATCCATCAGATCCGTATCGCTGCAATTTTTGAAGAAACTCAGGTTGCACCGGAAGGTGTTCACCAAGATGGTTTTGACCACATCGCGATCATTGGTGTTACTCGCCACAACATCGTTGGTGGTGAAGTGATGCTGTATCAAGATAGCCACGAAGCACCATTCTTTAGAAAAGTGTTAGGCGATGGTGAAGTGGCAATGCTTGCTGATAGTAAGCTCTGGCACAATGCACAACCGATTCGTACCATAGACCACGGCGAGATGGGCTACATGGATGTGTTTGTTCTAACGGCTAAGGATGCGCGCAATGTCCTTCACTCTTAATGATGTGCGCCAACAGTTTAGCGCGTTAGGCCAATATCATAATGGCAAGCCAGTCACTTTCTTTGATGGGCCGGGCGGATCTCAGGTGCCTGAGAATGTTTTAGCATCAATGACCGAATACCTAGGGCATTTCAATTCAAACCTAGGCGGGCACTATTTTTCTAGCCAAAAGACCACAAGCTTAATGCAGCAAGCGCGAGAAGCGGCGCAAGCACTGCTTAATGCGGAGTCTTCTGGCAACGTTGTGTTCGGCGCTAACATGACATCGCTGACCTTCCAACTGAGCCGAGCGATCAGCCGAGATTGGAAAGAGGGCGATGAAGTTATCGTCACGGCGTTAGATCATTATTCGAATGTATCGAGCTGGCAGCAAGCGGCAGATGACAAAGGCGCGATCGTTCGCCAAGTTCGTGTCGATGAATCAGATTGCAGCCTAGACATGGCGCACTTTGAGTCTTTGCTGAACGAGAAAACCAAACTTGTCGCGGTGACGTTTGCTTCGAACACGACGGGCTCGATTGTCGATATGGCGAAAGTTATTGAACTTGCACATCAGCATGGTGCGCAGGTTTATGTCGATGCCGTGCATTACGCGCCACACCACTTGATTGATGTTCAACAACTGAATTGTGATTTCTTAGCGTGTTCAGCTTATAAGTTCTTCGGCCCGCATGTGGGCATTGCTTATATTGCACCTCAATGGCTACACACGTTAAAGCCTTACAAGGTTGAGCCAGCGACAAACATTGGCCCAGGCCGTTTTGAAACAGGTACGCAAAGCTTTGAAGGCCTTGCCGGTGTGATTGCAGCAGTAGATTACTTGGCGCAGTTTGGTGAGCCAACCGATTCATTGCGTTCTCGTTTAGAGCAAAGCTACGTGCTTTATAATAAGCATGAAAGCCAACTGAGTGAGTACTTCCTGAAACGCTTGTCTGATCTTGAAGGGGCAAAACTTTACGGGAAAACAGAGTTTGACTCGAATCTAAGAACGCCAACCTTTGCGGTTACCTTTGAAAACCATTCTCCAGAGTTCATCGCTAAGAAGTTAGGTGAGCATAATATCTGTGTGTGGAATGGTCACTTCTACGCATTAGGGTTGGTGAAGCAGTTGGGTATTGAAGAGCAGGGCGTGGTGCGTATTGGTTGTATGCATTACAACTCTATTGAAGAGATCGACTTGCTGTTTAATGTGCTTGAAGGGATCTTGCGAAGCCACTAGCAGAAGTAATTAGCAAGAAGCCACTAGCACTTAATAGCGACAGAATTAGAAAAGAGCATGCTTCTCTCAATAATATTGAGGTGGAAGTATGCTCTTTTTGTTTCATGAACTTATATCTGTTTAGTAAAGTCTACTAAGACAGCTGCTTAACCAGAGCTGCACCTACTGCGTGTGCGCTGGTTGGGTTTTGGCCTGTAATCACTCGCTCATCAACAATCACAAGTTCTTGCCAAGGTTGAACCTTGTTGAAACGCGCAGCGCTGCGAGCAAGCGACTCTTCCAGTAGGAATGGAATGTCGTTGATGGTGCCAAAGTCGATCTCTTCTTCACGTGTAAAACCAGTTACCGATTTAGAGCTTAGTAGCTTCTCGCCGTTGCTCAGAACAATCGGAAGGAGCGCCGCAGGGCCATGACATACTGACGCAATCACACCACCATCTTCGTAATGCTTAGCCGCAATAGCAGCGAATTGCTCATTGGTTGCTAGGTCTGAAAGCAAACCGAATCCACCTGGGTAGAAGATAGCATCGTAGCTTTCTGCATTAATTTGGCTTACCGGAATCGTATTGTTGATGCGGTTCTGGAAATCATCATCAGCCAAGATCTCGGCGTTTACTGAATCCCCTTCAATATCGGTTCCGTACAATGGGCCTTTACCACCCTTGATAGAAGCGATGTCGTACTCAAAACCCGCAGCAATGATCTCTTTGAGAGCATGAGTCAGTTCAGGCGCGTAAGTCCCGTTCGCTTGGTCTGTATCGCCTAGTGTTGCGTGGTTAGTTACAGGTATTAGTATTTTTTTCATGATTCGTCCCTTTGAGCACGTTTGTTGGGGTTCAGCGTCGTTGTTGAGACATCCGCGTTTATAAGACAGACATCCGGTTTTATTAATAGAGATACCGCTGTTTCGTTACCTGTAATATTAGTAGTAAACCATTTGAGTGATAATATGCCGAATAGACAAAACATTATTGCTATATAGCAATAGTCGAATGAGAATTAATCGGATGTGAATTCGTTAGATGTAAACAGGTGAAGTATGGACAGCTTTGAAGGGATTAATGAGTTTGTTGCGGTAGCCGAGTGTCACGGCTTTTCTGCAGCAGCAAAACAACTGGGCTGCAGTACCAGTCATGTCAGTCGCCAAGTTTCAAGGTTAGAAGAGAGAGTGGGTGTGGCGTTGCTTGCACGCTCTACACGAATGGTAAGCCTGACCGAATCGGGTCACACCTATTATCAGCAGTGCAAAGACTTAGTAATAGGGCTTCAGCAAGCGAACGAGCAAGTGACTTCTCAACAAACTCAGCTTAGCGGTACTTTGCGTGTGAGTGCCGCAGGTGCGTTTGCCGAGAATTATGTTGCGGCGGCGTTGATGGAGTTTGCCAAAGATCATCCTGAGCTCACCATCGAAATGAACTTCAATACTAAGATGGTTAACTTCATCGAAGATGGTATCGACTTCGCGATTCGTTATGGTCGATTGGACGATTCAGGTTTGGTGGCAAGAAAGCTCGTCGATCGCCCGATGGCGGCCGCAGCCAGTAAAGACTATATAGAACAATTTGGTACGCCCACTCATCCTGAGCAGTTAAAAATGCACAGCTGTATTATCGCTAACAGTGATCAGTGGCTATTCGAGAAAGAGGGCAAACCGTTAAATGCAGTGCGAGTGCACGGGCGCTGGCGCAGTAACAATTCGAGCGCAGTACTGAAAGCATGTGAAGAGGGGCTTGGTGTTGTCTACCTACCCAAAAGTAGTTTCAATGGCGACCTAACCAATGGAAAGCTTGTCCCGGTGCTTGAAGAGTATTGGGGAGCAGGAACCAGCAGTTGGGTCGTATATCAAAACCGCCGTTTTTTACCCCAGAGAGCACGGTTGGCGATCGACTTCTTAGTCGCTTATTTTTCGGATTGGAATGAATAATCGACTAGGTTTCAAGCGAACAGCCAACAAGATAAAAGTGAATAATGAACGGGTTTGAAAAGAGTTGTGATTAGCGCTAGCTACCTAAGTTAACGCCCAAAACAGAAAAGCTAATACTTACATAGATATACGTTATCTTTTTTTGTTTTTTGACGCGCGTAATAGGATTGAGAGACTTGTCTACTTTTGATAACTGGTGTTAGCGATTGAATTGTAGAGAAGCCCGCAACAGTACGATATACTAGATACCATATTAATGTCCCTAACGCGTGATAGATTCTGTGGAAGCGTTGGCAGGATGTGTTGTTATGCTCCAGTTTATGAAGTGTAGCTAGAGTGCGGAGTTGGCAATGTCTTCAATAAATTTCGAATCCACGTACGGTGTAATAACTATTCAAGATATGAATGTAGTTAGTGTTGACGCTAACTATGCTCGCATCTATGGATACCAATCGCCCGAAGAACTACTTTCTAATATCGATAGCTTTCTAGATTTAATCTCAGAAGATTATCATGTTCTCGCCTATCAAAATTACCTTGAAACGGTCAGTGGTCAACGCGACCCTCAGGTTCACACCTATACCAATGTTGATCGAAATGGCAGAGAGTTCACCGTGTTTTCTATCGACCATGTGACGGAGTGGCAGGGAAGAC
Coding sequences:
- a CDS encoding type 1 glutamine amidotransferase domain-containing protein, whose translation is MKKILIPVTNHATLGDTDQANGTYAPELTHALKEIIAAGFEYDIASIKGGKGPLYGTDIEGDSVNAEILADDDFQNRINNTIPVSQINAESYDAIFYPGGFGLLSDLATNEQFAAIAAKHYEDGGVIASVCHGPAALLPIVLSNGEKLLSSKSVTGFTREEEIDFGTINDIPFLLEESLARSAARFNKVQPWQELVIVDERVITGQNPTSAHAVGAALVKQLS
- a CDS encoding cysteine desulfurase-like protein — translated: MSFTLNDVRQQFSALGQYHNGKPVTFFDGPGGSQVPENVLASMTEYLGHFNSNLGGHYFSSQKTTSLMQQAREAAQALLNAESSGNVVFGANMTSLTFQLSRAISRDWKEGDEVIVTALDHYSNVSSWQQAADDKGAIVRQVRVDESDCSLDMAHFESLLNEKTKLVAVTFASNTTGSIVDMAKVIELAHQHGAQVYVDAVHYAPHHLIDVQQLNCDFLACSAYKFFGPHVGIAYIAPQWLHTLKPYKVEPATNIGPGRFETGTQSFEGLAGVIAAVDYLAQFGEPTDSLRSRLEQSYVLYNKHESQLSEYFLKRLSDLEGAKLYGKTEFDSNLRTPTFAVTFENHSPEFIAKKLGEHNICVWNGHFYALGLVKQLGIEEQGVVRIGCMHYNSIEEIDLLFNVLEGILRSH
- a CDS encoding 2OG-Fe dioxygenase family protein; translation: MLHAHENTLHITHLSNHAVKELSPSFSKLPSTEHADGQFRLRRYSVVEFSNGQVVELDKHNFVQSEDINHFQGDVVRQFEPIEAQILSSEGMQEMCELFIETNGLEDGQEIEIHQIRIAAIFEETQVAPEGVHQDGFDHIAIIGVTRHNIVGGEVMLYQDSHEAPFFRKVLGDGEVAMLADSKLWHNAQPIRTIDHGEMGYMDVFVLTAKDARNVLHS
- a CDS encoding LysR family transcriptional regulator, with the translated sequence MDSFEGINEFVAVAECHGFSAAAKQLGCSTSHVSRQVSRLEERVGVALLARSTRMVSLTESGHTYYQQCKDLVIGLQQANEQVTSQQTQLSGTLRVSAAGAFAENYVAAALMEFAKDHPELTIEMNFNTKMVNFIEDGIDFAIRYGRLDDSGLVARKLVDRPMAAAASKDYIEQFGTPTHPEQLKMHSCIIANSDQWLFEKEGKPLNAVRVHGRWRSNNSSAVLKACEEGLGVVYLPKSSFNGDLTNGKLVPVLEEYWGAGTSSWVVYQNRRFLPQRARLAIDFLVAYFSDWNE